The following coding sequences lie in one Primulina huaijiensis isolate GDHJ02 chromosome 2, ASM1229523v2, whole genome shotgun sequence genomic window:
- the LOC140970413 gene encoding mediator of RNA polymerase II transcription subunit 15a-like isoform X4 — MDSNNRGAAEAQLQIPGQSMSSESVVPPGMQAGDWRYQLQADSRQRIVNKIMKTLKRHLPFSGQEGLQELKKIAMSLEEKIYTAATSQSDYLRKISVKMLTMETKSQNPLTNPLQPNTASNSKNPQDRAEAQLQIPGQSMSSESVVPPGMQAGDWRYQLQADSRQRIVNKIMKTLKRHLPFSGQEGLQELKKIAMSLEEKIYTAATSQSDYLRKISVKMLTMETKSQNPLTNPLQPNTTSNSKNPQDPEMDSNNWRAAQAQLQIPGQSMSSESVVPPGMEAGDWRNQLQADSRQRIVNKIMETLKRHLPFSGPEGLQELKKIAMRFEEKIYTAATSQSDYLRKISLKMLTMETKSQNPMTNPLQPNTASNSKNPQDPASQTMQSQMQNQVQSLPMTMVSNQSQVRQQLLSQNIQNNLTSTGAQLPGGGMSQGTVPNVSSQNPNMQNIQNMSNVTQNVVGNSMGQSMPSNMFANSQRQMGRQQQVASQDQQQQSQNSQQYPYNQQLQHHLMKQKFQQGTVPQSLMQAQIQQQQQPLLQPGQLQSSQQAVMQPSLRQSSASSTLQQNQQQSLQQSAQSMLQQQQQQSVLRQQQPSVIHQQQTSLPQHSVLPAQQHQPQQLSGQQPNASNMQQNQLIGQQNNALDAQQQHQQQQRIMAQQNNITSLQPPQTINQQNNLPNMHQQLSSGQQNNLQNVHQQQLGSQTNLSGFQQQQMVGIQNGGSSLQPNPQSVHMLQQSKVSVQQQMQQNMANCLPNQAHQTLSQPPQQQLMSQIQSQQGQLQQQLGLQQQVNPLQRDMQQRIQTSGPLLQPHNTIDQQKQLLQSQRIIPEVPLTSLDSSQTGNSNGGDWQEEVYQKIKTMNEMYFPDLNEMYQRMAAKLQQHDSLPQQPKNEQLDKLRFYKLMLERLLMFLQTNKNEVNHSHKEKIVGVEKQIVNVLNSNRPRKPVSSLHQGQIPQPHLPAMQQSQQPQPQISQMHIPENQMNSQMQPINGQNSVTTAQQNNLNNLPHNSLPSVSAISNSRQNMMDTLQPGSNVEPGQGNSLNSIQQVPMSSLQQNLVTGAQQMNINSISSQNGLTAMPSNMNPLQSNSNILQPHQIKPEQQIFPTQQVKQQYQQRQMQQQYMQRQQLIQQQTTQQSTSQLTAQQMMQLNQINDTNDIKMRHQISSKSGVIQQHTSSGQRQSYHHPHMKSGTPFSISSPQVLQGGSPQISLHPSPQLDQQNLQASHVKAGTPLQSANSPFIVPSPSTSMVPSPMPGDSEKINPGVSSLSNAGNIVHNSTAGASGPAQSLAIGTPGISASPLLAEFTSPDGTHGAASTIVSGNNNVVEQPLERLIKVVKSMSQKALSASVSDISSVVSMVDRIAGSAPGNGSRAAVGEDLVAMTKCRLQARNFFTQDGPGGTKKMRRYTSAMPSNVVSSTCSVSDNVRHINGSESDGESTGASSVKRPRIEANHALEEELHEINQRLIDTAVYICEDVDPTAVAAAAEGGGGIIVKCSFSAVALSPNLKSQYASAQMSPIQPLRLLVPNNYPNCSPILLDKFPVEVSKEYEDLSRKAKSRFSISLRTLAQPMSLGEIARTWDICARAVISEYAQQSGGGTFSSKYGTWEDCLSTA; from the exons ATGGATAGCAATAATCGGGGCGCAGCCGAGGCCCAGTTGCAGATTCCGGGTCAATCTATGAGCAGTGAATCGGTGGTGCCTCCTGGAATGCAAGCTGGTGACTGGAGGTATCAGCTTCAAGCGGATTCTAGACAGAGAATTGTTAACAAGAT AATGAAAACCTTGAAGAGGCATCTTCCTTTTTCTGGCCAAGAAGGACTGCAGGAACTTAAGAAAATAGCTATGAGTTTAGAGGAGAAGATATACACTGCAGCAACAAGTCAG TCAGATTACTTGAGAAAGATTTCTGTGAAGATGCTGACAATGGAGACTAAATCCCAAAATCCTCTGACCAATCCTCTTCAACCCAATACTGCAAGCAATAGCAAAAATCCCCAAGATCGAg CCGAGGCCCAGTTGCAGATTCCGGGTCAATCTATGAGCAGTGAATCGGTGGTGCCTCCTGGAATGCAAGCTGGTGACTGGAGGTATCAGCTTCAAGCGGATTCTAGACAGAGAATTGTTAACAAGAT AATGAAAACCTTGAAGAGGCATCTTCCTTTTTCTGGCCAAGAAGGACTGCAGGAACTTAAGAAAATAGCTATGAGTTTAGAGGAGAAGATATACACTGCAGCAACAAGTCAG TCAGATTACTTGAGAAAGATTTCTGTGAAGATGCTGACAATGGAGACTAAATCCCAAAATCCTCTGACCAATCCTCTTCAACCCAATACTACAAGCAATAGCAAAAATCCCCAAGATCCAg AAATGGATAGCAATAATTGGCGCGCAGCCCAGGCCCAGTTGCAGATTCCGGGTCAATCTATGAGTAGTGAATCGGTGGTGCCTCCTGGAATGGAAGCTGGTGACTGGAGGAATCAGCTTCAAGCGGATTCTAGGCAGAGAATTGTTAACAAGAT AATGGAGACCTTGAAGAGGCATCTTCCTTTTTCTGGCCCAGAGGGACTGCAGGAACTTAAGAAAATAGCCATGAGGTTTGAGGAGAAGATTTACACTGCAGCAACAAGTCAA TCAGATTACTTGAGAAAGATTTCTTTGAAGATGCTGACAATGGAGACTAAATCCCAAAATCCTATGACCAATCCTCTTCAACCCAATACTGCAAGCAATAGCAAAAATCCCCAAGATCCAG CTTCTCAGACAATGCAGTCTCAAATGCAAAATCAGGTGCAGTCGCTACCTATGACTATGGTTTCCAATCAATCTCAAGTGCGCCAACAGCTATTATCCCAGAATATTCAGAATAACCTCACATCAACTGGAGCCCAGCTCCCTGGTGGTGGCATGTCTCAGGGCACTGTGCCTAATGTGTCTAGTCAGAATCCTAACATGCAAAATATACAGAACATGTCTAATGTAACTCAAAATGTAGTAGGGAATTCTATGGGGCAAAGTATGCCATCCAATATGTTTGCCAACTCTCAGAGACAGATGGGGAGGCAACAACAAGTTGCATCACAGGATCAACAGCAACAATCTCAAAATTCGCAGCAATATCCGTACAACCAGCAGCTACAACACCACCTTATGAAGCAAAAGTTCCAACAAGGAACTGTCCCACAATCTCTTATGCAAGCTCAgatacagcagcagcagcagccccTTTTACAACCAGGTCAGCTCCAATCCTCTCAGCAGGCTGTTATGCAGCCTTCTTTGAGGCAATCATCAGCTTCATCTACTCTTCAGCAAAATCAGCAGCAGTCTCTTCAACAGTCAGCTCAATCTATgcttcagcagcagcagcagcaatcGGTCCTCCGGCAGCAGCAGCCTTCTGTCATTCATCAGCAGCAAACTTCTTTGCCTCAGCATTCAGTTCTACCTGCACAGCAACACCAACCGCAACAGCTTAGTGGACAGCAGCCAAATGCTTCAAACATGCAACAGAATCAACTGATTGGGCAGCAAAACAATGCCCTTGATGCACAGCAGCagcatcaacaacaacaaaggATTATGGCTCAGCAAAACAATATCACTAGCCTTCAACCACCGCAGACAATTAATCAGCAAAACAACCTTCCAAATATGCATCAGCAGCTGTCATCTGGGCAGCAGAATAACCTCCAGAATGTGCATCAGCAGCAGTTAGGCTCTCAAACTAATTTATCTGGTTTCCAACAGCAGCAAATGGTTGGAATTCAGAATGGTGGCTCCAGCTTGCAGCCTAATCCACAGTCAGTCCATATGTTGCAACAATCCAAGGTCTCAGTGCAGCAGCAAATGCAACAGAACATGGCAAACTGTTTACCTAACCAAGCTCATCAGACACTGTCACAACCACCGCAACAGCAACTGATGTCACAGATCCAGTCACAACAAGGCCAACTGCAACAGCAATTAGGCTTGCAACAGCAGGTAAATCCATTGCAAAGAGACATGCAACAAAGGATTCAAACGTCTGGTCCCTTGCTTCAACCACATAATACTATTGATCAACAGAAGCAGTTGTTACAGTCTCAAAGAATCATTCCAGAGGTTCCTCTAA CATCTTTAGATTCATCACAGACTGGAAATTCTAATGGCGGGGACTGGCAAGAAGAGGTTTATCAAAAG ATCAAAACCATGAATGAGATGTATTTTCCTGATTTAAACGAGATGTACCAGCGAATGGCTGCTAAGTTGCAGCAG CATGATTCCCTTCCTCAACAGCCTAAGAATGAGCAACTTGACAAGCTCAGATTTTATAAGCTTATGTTGGAACGTTTGTTAATGTTTCTCCAAACTAACAAGAATGAAGTTAACCATTCTCACAAGGAAAAGATTGTTGGCGTTGAGAAGCAGATTGTCAATGTTCTTAATTCGAACAGGCCACGGAAGCCTGTTTCTTCTTTGCATCAAGGGCAGATCCCCCAGCCTCACTTGCCTGCTATGCAACAATCTCAGCAGCCACAACCTCAAATTTCTCAGATGCATATCCCAGAGAATCAAATGAATTCTCAGATGCAGCCAATAAATGGACAGAATTCTGTGACGACTGCACAGCAGAACAATTTGAACAACTTGCCGCACAACTCGTTACCTTCTGTGTCTGCTATCTCAAATTCCCGTCAAAACATGATGGATACACTCCAGCCTGGCTCAAATGTTGAACCTGGACAAGGCaattctctcaactcaattcaACAAGTACCTATGAGTTCTCTGCAACAAAATTTGGTAACTGGCGCACAGCAAATGAATATTAACTCAATATCATCACAAAATGGTCTAACAGCAATGCCATCAAATATGAATCCCCTGCAGTCAAATTCTAACATACTCCAACCCCATCAAATAAAACCAGAGCAACAAATTTTTCCAACGCAGCAAGTGAAACAGCAGTATCAGCAGAGGCAGATGCAGCAACAATATATGCAGAGACAGCAGTTGATTCAGCAGCAAACAACTCAGCAGTCAACTTCACAGTTAACTGCTCAGCAAATGATGCAGCTTAATCAGATTAATGACACCAATGATATAAAGATGAGACACCAGATAAGTAGCAAATCAGGAGTTATCCAGCAACATACTTCCTCTGGCCAACGGCAATCATATCATCACCCCCACATGAAATCTGGAACTCCGTTCTCAATTTCTTCTCCTCAGGTCCTTCAGGGTGGATCCCCTCAAATTAGTCTTCATCCTTCACCACAACTTGACCAACAGAATCTTCAGGCATCTCATGTCAAAGCTGGAACCCCTTTGCAATCAGCAAATTCTCCTTTCATCGTCCCATCTCCTTCAACTTCCATGGTTCCATCACCCATGCCAGGTGATTCTGAGAAAATCAATCCTGGTGTTTCATCGCTGTCAAATGCTGGAAACATTGTGCACAATTCAACTGCTGGAGCATCTGGACCAGCCCAATCTCTTGCAATTGGGACTCCTGGGATATCAGCCTCACCTTTGCTTGCAGAATTCACCAGCCCTGATGGCACTCATGGTGCGGCATCAACAATTGTTTCCGGAAACAATAATGTTGTGGAACAGCCACTTGAACGCTTAATCAAAGTG GTGAAATCTATGTCTCAGAAAGCATTAAGTGCATCTGTTAGCGACATCAGCTCAGTTGTCAGTATGGTTGACAGAATTGCAGGATCTGCTCCAGGAAATGGATCACGGGCTGCAGTAGGTGAAGATTTGGTTGCTATGACTAAATGTCGTCTTCAGGCCCGAAACTTTTTTACGCAAGATGGACCTGGTGGAACCAAGAAAATGAGACGTTATACAAGTGCAATGCCATCCAATGTTGTTTCATCTACCTGCAGTGTGAGTGATAATGTCAGGCATATAAATGGAAGTGAATCTGATGGAGAGTCCACTGGGGCATCGAGTGTCAAGAGGCCAAGGATTGAG GCTAACCACGCACTTGAAGAAGAGTTACATGAAATTAATCAGCGACTTATAGATACTGCTGTATATATATGTGAAGATGTTGATCCAACTGCAGTTGCTGCTGCGGCTGAAGGTGGTGGAGGAATTATTGTGAAGTGTTCTTTCAGTGCTGTGGCACTGAGTCCAAATCTGAAGTCACAATATGCTTCAGCGCAAATG TCACCGATTCAACCTTTAAGGTTGTTAGTTCCCAACAACTATCCAAATTGCTCTCCTATACTTTTGGACAAGTTTCCAGTTGAAGTCAG TAAAGAATATGAAGACCTCTCCAGAAAGGCCAAATCAAGATTTAGCATCTCTCTCCGAACTCTAGCCC
- the LOC140970413 gene encoding mediator of RNA polymerase II transcription subunit 15a-like isoform X1: MDSNNRGAAEAQLQIPGQSMSSESVVPPGMQAGDWRYQLQADSRQRIVNKIMKTLKRHLPFSGQEGLQELKKIAMSLEEKIYTAATSQSDYLRKISVKMLTMETKSQNPLTNPLQPNTASNSKNPQDRVTKQEMDSNNRGAAEAQLQIPGQSMSSESVVPPGMQAGDWRYQLQADSRQRIVNKIMKTLKRHLPFSGQEGLQELKKIAMSLEEKIYTAATSQSDYLRKISVKMLTMETKSQNPLTNPLQPNTTSNSKNPQDPEMDSNNWRAAQAQLQIPGQSMSSESVVPPGMEAGDWRNQLQADSRQRIVNKIMETLKRHLPFSGPEGLQELKKIAMRFEEKIYTAATSQSDYLRKISLKMLTMETKSQNPMTNPLQPNTASNSKNPQDPASQTMQSQMQNQVQSLPMTMVSNQSQVRQQLLSQNIQNNLTSTGAQLPGGGMSQGTVPNVSSQNPNMQNIQNMSNVTQNVVGNSMGQSMPSNMFANSQRQMGRQQQVASQDQQQQSQNSQQYPYNQQLQHHLMKQKFQQGTVPQSLMQAQIQQQQQPLLQPGQLQSSQQAVMQPSLRQSSASSTLQQNQQQSLQQSAQSMLQQQQQQSVLRQQQPSVIHQQQTSLPQHSVLPAQQHQPQQLSGQQPNASNMQQNQLIGQQNNALDAQQQHQQQQRIMAQQNNITSLQPPQTINQQNNLPNMHQQLSSGQQNNLQNVHQQQLGSQTNLSGFQQQQMVGIQNGGSSLQPNPQSVHMLQQSKVSVQQQMQQNMANCLPNQAHQTLSQPPQQQLMSQIQSQQGQLQQQLGLQQQVNPLQRDMQQRIQTSGPLLQPHNTIDQQKQLLQSQRIIPEVPLTSLDSSQTGNSNGGDWQEEVYQKIKTMNEMYFPDLNEMYQRMAAKLQQHDSLPQQPKNEQLDKLRFYKLMLERLLMFLQTNKNEVNHSHKEKIVGVEKQIVNVLNSNRPRKPVSSLHQGQIPQPHLPAMQQSQQPQPQISQMHIPENQMNSQMQPINGQNSVTTAQQNNLNNLPHNSLPSVSAISNSRQNMMDTLQPGSNVEPGQGNSLNSIQQVPMSSLQQNLVTGAQQMNINSISSQNGLTAMPSNMNPLQSNSNILQPHQIKPEQQIFPTQQVKQQYQQRQMQQQYMQRQQLIQQQTTQQSTSQLTAQQMMQLNQINDTNDIKMRHQISSKSGVIQQHTSSGQRQSYHHPHMKSGTPFSISSPQVLQGGSPQISLHPSPQLDQQNLQASHVKAGTPLQSANSPFIVPSPSTSMVPSPMPGDSEKINPGVSSLSNAGNIVHNSTAGASGPAQSLAIGTPGISASPLLAEFTSPDGTHGAASTIVSGNNNVVEQPLERLIKVVKSMSQKALSASVSDISSVVSMVDRIAGSAPGNGSRAAVGEDLVAMTKCRLQARNFFTQDGPGGTKKMRRYTSAMPSNVVSSTCSVSDNVRHINGSESDGESTGASSVKRPRIEANHALEEELHEINQRLIDTAVYICEDVDPTAVAAAAEGGGGIIVKCSFSAVALSPNLKSQYASAQMSPIQPLRLLVPNNYPNCSPILLDKFPVEVSKEYEDLSRKAKSRFSISLRTLAQPMSLGEIARTWDICARAVISEYAQQSGGGTFSSKYGTWEDCLSTA, from the exons ATGGATAGCAATAATCGGGGCGCAGCCGAGGCCCAGTTGCAGATTCCGGGTCAATCTATGAGCAGTGAATCGGTGGTGCCTCCTGGAATGCAAGCTGGTGACTGGAGGTATCAGCTTCAAGCGGATTCTAGACAGAGAATTGTTAACAAGAT AATGAAAACCTTGAAGAGGCATCTTCCTTTTTCTGGCCAAGAAGGACTGCAGGAACTTAAGAAAATAGCTATGAGTTTAGAGGAGAAGATATACACTGCAGCAACAAGTCAG TCAGATTACTTGAGAAAGATTTCTGTGAAGATGCTGACAATGGAGACTAAATCCCAAAATCCTCTGACCAATCCTCTTCAACCCAATACTGCAAGCAATAGCAAAAATCCCCAAGATCGAg TGACAAAACAAGAAATGGATAGCAATAATCGGGGCGCAGCCGAGGCCCAGTTGCAGATTCCGGGTCAATCTATGAGCAGTGAATCGGTGGTGCCTCCTGGAATGCAAGCTGGTGACTGGAGGTATCAGCTTCAAGCGGATTCTAGACAGAGAATTGTTAACAAGAT AATGAAAACCTTGAAGAGGCATCTTCCTTTTTCTGGCCAAGAAGGACTGCAGGAACTTAAGAAAATAGCTATGAGTTTAGAGGAGAAGATATACACTGCAGCAACAAGTCAG TCAGATTACTTGAGAAAGATTTCTGTGAAGATGCTGACAATGGAGACTAAATCCCAAAATCCTCTGACCAATCCTCTTCAACCCAATACTACAAGCAATAGCAAAAATCCCCAAGATCCAg AAATGGATAGCAATAATTGGCGCGCAGCCCAGGCCCAGTTGCAGATTCCGGGTCAATCTATGAGTAGTGAATCGGTGGTGCCTCCTGGAATGGAAGCTGGTGACTGGAGGAATCAGCTTCAAGCGGATTCTAGGCAGAGAATTGTTAACAAGAT AATGGAGACCTTGAAGAGGCATCTTCCTTTTTCTGGCCCAGAGGGACTGCAGGAACTTAAGAAAATAGCCATGAGGTTTGAGGAGAAGATTTACACTGCAGCAACAAGTCAA TCAGATTACTTGAGAAAGATTTCTTTGAAGATGCTGACAATGGAGACTAAATCCCAAAATCCTATGACCAATCCTCTTCAACCCAATACTGCAAGCAATAGCAAAAATCCCCAAGATCCAG CTTCTCAGACAATGCAGTCTCAAATGCAAAATCAGGTGCAGTCGCTACCTATGACTATGGTTTCCAATCAATCTCAAGTGCGCCAACAGCTATTATCCCAGAATATTCAGAATAACCTCACATCAACTGGAGCCCAGCTCCCTGGTGGTGGCATGTCTCAGGGCACTGTGCCTAATGTGTCTAGTCAGAATCCTAACATGCAAAATATACAGAACATGTCTAATGTAACTCAAAATGTAGTAGGGAATTCTATGGGGCAAAGTATGCCATCCAATATGTTTGCCAACTCTCAGAGACAGATGGGGAGGCAACAACAAGTTGCATCACAGGATCAACAGCAACAATCTCAAAATTCGCAGCAATATCCGTACAACCAGCAGCTACAACACCACCTTATGAAGCAAAAGTTCCAACAAGGAACTGTCCCACAATCTCTTATGCAAGCTCAgatacagcagcagcagcagccccTTTTACAACCAGGTCAGCTCCAATCCTCTCAGCAGGCTGTTATGCAGCCTTCTTTGAGGCAATCATCAGCTTCATCTACTCTTCAGCAAAATCAGCAGCAGTCTCTTCAACAGTCAGCTCAATCTATgcttcagcagcagcagcagcaatcGGTCCTCCGGCAGCAGCAGCCTTCTGTCATTCATCAGCAGCAAACTTCTTTGCCTCAGCATTCAGTTCTACCTGCACAGCAACACCAACCGCAACAGCTTAGTGGACAGCAGCCAAATGCTTCAAACATGCAACAGAATCAACTGATTGGGCAGCAAAACAATGCCCTTGATGCACAGCAGCagcatcaacaacaacaaaggATTATGGCTCAGCAAAACAATATCACTAGCCTTCAACCACCGCAGACAATTAATCAGCAAAACAACCTTCCAAATATGCATCAGCAGCTGTCATCTGGGCAGCAGAATAACCTCCAGAATGTGCATCAGCAGCAGTTAGGCTCTCAAACTAATTTATCTGGTTTCCAACAGCAGCAAATGGTTGGAATTCAGAATGGTGGCTCCAGCTTGCAGCCTAATCCACAGTCAGTCCATATGTTGCAACAATCCAAGGTCTCAGTGCAGCAGCAAATGCAACAGAACATGGCAAACTGTTTACCTAACCAAGCTCATCAGACACTGTCACAACCACCGCAACAGCAACTGATGTCACAGATCCAGTCACAACAAGGCCAACTGCAACAGCAATTAGGCTTGCAACAGCAGGTAAATCCATTGCAAAGAGACATGCAACAAAGGATTCAAACGTCTGGTCCCTTGCTTCAACCACATAATACTATTGATCAACAGAAGCAGTTGTTACAGTCTCAAAGAATCATTCCAGAGGTTCCTCTAA CATCTTTAGATTCATCACAGACTGGAAATTCTAATGGCGGGGACTGGCAAGAAGAGGTTTATCAAAAG ATCAAAACCATGAATGAGATGTATTTTCCTGATTTAAACGAGATGTACCAGCGAATGGCTGCTAAGTTGCAGCAG CATGATTCCCTTCCTCAACAGCCTAAGAATGAGCAACTTGACAAGCTCAGATTTTATAAGCTTATGTTGGAACGTTTGTTAATGTTTCTCCAAACTAACAAGAATGAAGTTAACCATTCTCACAAGGAAAAGATTGTTGGCGTTGAGAAGCAGATTGTCAATGTTCTTAATTCGAACAGGCCACGGAAGCCTGTTTCTTCTTTGCATCAAGGGCAGATCCCCCAGCCTCACTTGCCTGCTATGCAACAATCTCAGCAGCCACAACCTCAAATTTCTCAGATGCATATCCCAGAGAATCAAATGAATTCTCAGATGCAGCCAATAAATGGACAGAATTCTGTGACGACTGCACAGCAGAACAATTTGAACAACTTGCCGCACAACTCGTTACCTTCTGTGTCTGCTATCTCAAATTCCCGTCAAAACATGATGGATACACTCCAGCCTGGCTCAAATGTTGAACCTGGACAAGGCaattctctcaactcaattcaACAAGTACCTATGAGTTCTCTGCAACAAAATTTGGTAACTGGCGCACAGCAAATGAATATTAACTCAATATCATCACAAAATGGTCTAACAGCAATGCCATCAAATATGAATCCCCTGCAGTCAAATTCTAACATACTCCAACCCCATCAAATAAAACCAGAGCAACAAATTTTTCCAACGCAGCAAGTGAAACAGCAGTATCAGCAGAGGCAGATGCAGCAACAATATATGCAGAGACAGCAGTTGATTCAGCAGCAAACAACTCAGCAGTCAACTTCACAGTTAACTGCTCAGCAAATGATGCAGCTTAATCAGATTAATGACACCAATGATATAAAGATGAGACACCAGATAAGTAGCAAATCAGGAGTTATCCAGCAACATACTTCCTCTGGCCAACGGCAATCATATCATCACCCCCACATGAAATCTGGAACTCCGTTCTCAATTTCTTCTCCTCAGGTCCTTCAGGGTGGATCCCCTCAAATTAGTCTTCATCCTTCACCACAACTTGACCAACAGAATCTTCAGGCATCTCATGTCAAAGCTGGAACCCCTTTGCAATCAGCAAATTCTCCTTTCATCGTCCCATCTCCTTCAACTTCCATGGTTCCATCACCCATGCCAGGTGATTCTGAGAAAATCAATCCTGGTGTTTCATCGCTGTCAAATGCTGGAAACATTGTGCACAATTCAACTGCTGGAGCATCTGGACCAGCCCAATCTCTTGCAATTGGGACTCCTGGGATATCAGCCTCACCTTTGCTTGCAGAATTCACCAGCCCTGATGGCACTCATGGTGCGGCATCAACAATTGTTTCCGGAAACAATAATGTTGTGGAACAGCCACTTGAACGCTTAATCAAAGTG GTGAAATCTATGTCTCAGAAAGCATTAAGTGCATCTGTTAGCGACATCAGCTCAGTTGTCAGTATGGTTGACAGAATTGCAGGATCTGCTCCAGGAAATGGATCACGGGCTGCAGTAGGTGAAGATTTGGTTGCTATGACTAAATGTCGTCTTCAGGCCCGAAACTTTTTTACGCAAGATGGACCTGGTGGAACCAAGAAAATGAGACGTTATACAAGTGCAATGCCATCCAATGTTGTTTCATCTACCTGCAGTGTGAGTGATAATGTCAGGCATATAAATGGAAGTGAATCTGATGGAGAGTCCACTGGGGCATCGAGTGTCAAGAGGCCAAGGATTGAG GCTAACCACGCACTTGAAGAAGAGTTACATGAAATTAATCAGCGACTTATAGATACTGCTGTATATATATGTGAAGATGTTGATCCAACTGCAGTTGCTGCTGCGGCTGAAGGTGGTGGAGGAATTATTGTGAAGTGTTCTTTCAGTGCTGTGGCACTGAGTCCAAATCTGAAGTCACAATATGCTTCAGCGCAAATG TCACCGATTCAACCTTTAAGGTTGTTAGTTCCCAACAACTATCCAAATTGCTCTCCTATACTTTTGGACAAGTTTCCAGTTGAAGTCAG TAAAGAATATGAAGACCTCTCCAGAAAGGCCAAATCAAGATTTAGCATCTCTCTCCGAACTCTAGCCC